CAGGCACGACGGGACCGCGAACGTCCGTCGCGAACCTCGAATTCGTAACGGAGGAGAGCAGCATCCATGTTGATGCCGAAACGAGTAAAGCACCGTAAGCAGCATCGCGGCCGCCGCACCGGCAATAGCAAGGGCGGCACGGCGGTAGACTTCGGCGAATACGGTTTGAAGTCGATGGCGGACGGCTGGATTACGGCGCGCCAGATTGAAGCGGCCCGTATCGCGCTGACCCGCCATGTGAAACGCGGCGGAAAGATTTGGATTCGGGTATTCCCGGACAAGCCCATCACCAAGAAGCCGGCCGAAACCCGCATGGGTAAAGGTAAAGGGGCTCCGGAAGAATGGGTAGCGGTCATCAAGCCGGGCCGCGTGATGTTCGAGTTGGAAGGCGTGACGGAAGAATTGGCGCGCGAGGCGGTCCGGTTGGCAGGGCAGAAGTTGCCCATCGCCACGAA
This genomic interval from Candidatus Hydrogenedentota bacterium contains the following:
- the rplP gene encoding 50S ribosomal protein L16, encoding MLMPKRVKHRKQHRGRRTGNSKGGTAVDFGEYGLKSMADGWITARQIEAARIALTRHVKRGGKIWIRVFPDKPITKKPAETRMGKGKGAPEEWVAVIKPGRVMFELEGVTEELAREAVRLAGQKLPIATKFVKRV